In Leopardus geoffroyi isolate Oge1 chromosome D1, O.geoffroyi_Oge1_pat1.0, whole genome shotgun sequence, a single window of DNA contains:
- the CTNND1 gene encoding catenin delta-1 isoform X3: protein MDDSEVESTASILASVKEQEAQFEKLTRALEEERRHVSAQLERVRVSPQDANPLMANGTLTRRHQNGRFVGDADLERQKFSDLKLNGPQDHSHLVYSTIPRMQEPGQIVETYTEEDPEGAMSVVSVETSDDGTTRRTETTVKKVVKTVTTRTVQPVPMGPDGLPVDASSVSNNYIQTLGRDFRKNGNGGPGPYVGQAGTATLPRNFHYPPDGYSRHYEDGYPSSSDNYGSLSRVTRIEERYRPSMEGYRAPSRQDVYGPQPQVRVGGSSVDLHRFHPEPYGLEDDQRSMGYDDLDYGMMSDYGTARRTGTPSDPRRRLRSYEDMIGEEVPSDQYYWAPLAQHERGSLASLDSLRKGGPPPPNWRQPELPEVIAMLGFRLDAVKSNAAAYLQHLCYRNDKVKTDVRKLKGIPVLVGLLDHPKKEVHLGACGALKNISFGRDQDNKIAIKNCDGVPALVRLLRKARDMDLTEVITGTLWNLSSHDSIKMEIVDHALHALTDEVIIPHSGWEREPNEDCKPRHIEWESVLTNTAGCLRNVSSERSEARRKLRECDGLVDALIFIVQAEIGQKDSDSKLVENCVCLLRNLSYQVHREIPQAERYQEAPPNVANNTGPHAASCFGAKKGKGKKPTEDPANDTVDFPKRTSPARGYELLFQPEVVRIYISLLKESKTPAILEASAGAIQNLCAGRWTYGRYIRSALRQEKALSAIADLLTSEHERVVKAASGALRNLAVDARNKELIGKHAIPNLVKNLPGGQQSSSQNFSEDTVVSLLNTINEVIAENLEAAKKLRETQGIEKLVLINKSGNRSEKEVRAAALVLQTIWGYKELRKPLEKEGWKKSDFQVNLNNASRSQSSHSYDDSTLPLIDRNPKSDKKPDREEIQMSSMGSNTKSLDNNYSTLNERGDHNRTLDRSGDLGEMEPLKGTPLMQDEGQESLEEELDDEGDQVSNPSMQKI from the exons ATGGACGACTCAGAGGTGGAGTCGACCGCCAGCATCTTGGCCTCTGTGAAGGAGCAAGAGGCCCAGTTTGAGAAGCTGACCCGGGCGCTGGAGGAGGAGCGGCGCCACGTCTCGGCGCAACTGGAACGCGTCCGGGTCTCACCACAAGATGCCAACCCACTCATGGCCAACGGCACCCTCACCCGCCGGCATCAG AACGGCCGGTTTGTGGGCGATGCTGACCTTGAGCGACAGAAATTTTCAGATCTGAAACTCAACGGACCCCAG GATCACAGTCACCTTGTGTATAGTACCATTCCCAGGATGCAGGAGCCAGGGCAGATTGTGGAGACCTACACGGAGGAGGACCCGGAGGGAGCCATGTCTGTTGTCTCCGTGGAGACCTCTGATGATGGAACTACTCGGCGCACAGAGACCACA GTCAAGAAAGTGGTGAAGACTGTGACAACACGGACAGTACAGCCAGTCCCTATGGGACCAGATGGGCTGCCTGTGGATGCCTCGTCAGTTTCTAACAACTATATCCAGACTCTGGGTCGTGACTTTCGCAAGAATGGCAATGGGGGACCTGGTCCCTATGTGGGGCAAGCAGGCACTGCTACTCTTCCCAGGAACTTCCACTACCCTCCTGATGGATATAGCCGCCACTATGAAGATGGTTATCCAAGTAGCAGTGACAACTATGGTAGTCTGTCCCGGGTGACCCGCATTGAGGAGCGGTATCGGCCCAGCATGGAAGGTTATCGGGCACCTAGTAGACAGGATGTCTAtgggccccagccccaggttCGGGTAGGTGGGAGCAGTGTGGATCTGCATCGTTTTCATCCAGAGCCTTATGGGCTAGAGGACGACCAACGTAGCATGGGCTATGATGATCTGGATTACGGCATGATGTCTGATTATGGCACTGCCCGTCGGACAGGGACGCCCTCTGACCCTCGCCGACGACTCAG GAGCTATGAAGACATGATTGGTGAGGAGGTGCCATCGGACCAGTACTATTGGGCTCCTCTGGcccagcatgaacggggaagttTAGCAAGCTTGGATAGCCTGCGCAAGGGAGGGCCACCACCTCCCAACTGGAGACAGCCAGAGCTGCCAGAGGTGATAGCCATGTTAGGGTTCCGCCTGGATGCTGTCAAGTCTAATGCAGCTGCATACCTGCAACACTTGTGCTATCGCAATGACAAGGTGAAGACCGACGTTCGGAAGCTCAAGGGAATCCCAGTACTGGTGGGGCTGTTAGACCACCCCAAAAAGGAAGTGCATCTTGGAGCCTGTGGAGCTCTCAAGAATATCTCTTTTGGGCGTGACCAGGATAACAAGATCGCCATAAAAAACTGTGATGGTGTTCCTGCCCTTGTGCGATTGCTCCGAAAGGCTCGTGATATGGACCTCACCGAAGTCATTACTG GCACCCTGTGGAATCTCTCATCCCATGACTCAATCAAAATGGAGATTGTGGACCATGCACTGCATGCTTTGACAGATGAGGTGATCATCCCACACTCTGGTTGGGAGCGGGAACCAAATGAAGATTGCAAACCGCGCCATATCGAGTGGGAGTCGGTGCTTACCAACACAGCTGGCTGTCTTAG gAATGTCAGCTCAGAGAGGAGTGAGGCTCGCCGGAAACTTCGGGAATGTGATGGTTTAGTGGATGCCCTCATTTTCATTGTGCAGGCTGAGATTGGGCAGAAGGATTCAGACAGCAAG CTTGTGGAGAACTGCGTTTGCCTTCTTCGGAATTTGTCATACCAAGTTCACCGGGAGATCCCACAGGCAGAGCGTTACCAAGAGGCACCTCCCAACGTTGCCAACAATACTGGGCCACATGCTGCCAGTTGCTTTGGGGCCAAGAAGGGCAAAG ggaaaaaacccacagagGATCCAGCGAACGATACAGTGGATTTCCCTAAAAGAACTAGTCCTGCCCGGg GCTATGAGCTTTTATTTCAGCCAGAGGTGGTTCGGATATACATCTCACTCCTCAAGGAGAGCAAGACTCCTGCCATCCTAGAAGCCTCAGCTGGAGCTATCCAGAACTTGTGTGCTGGGCGCTGGACA TATGGTCGATACATCCGCTCTGCTCTGCGTCAAGAGAAGGCTCTTTCTGCCATTGCTGACCTCCTGACCAGTGAACACGAGCGTGTAGTGAAAGCTGCGTCCGGAGCACTGAGAAATCTGGCGGTAGATGCTCGCAACAAAGAACTGATTG GTAAACATGCTATTCCGAACTTGGTAAAGAACCTGCCAGGAGGGCAGCAGAGCTCTTCCCAGAATTTCTCTGAGGACACTGTGGTCTCTCTTTTGAACACCATCAATGAGGTTATTGCTGAGAACTTGGAGGCTGCCAAAAAGCTTCGAGAGACACAGGGTATTGAGAAGCTGGTGTTGATCAACAAATCAGG GAACCGTTCAGAAAAAGAAGTCCGAGCAGCAGCACTTGTATTACAGACAATCTGGGGATATAAGGAGCTGCGGAAGCCACTGGAaaaagaaggatggaagaaatCAGACTTTCAG GTAAATCTAAACAATGCTTCTCGAAGCCAGAGCAGTCATTCATATGATGACAGCACTCTCCCTCTCATTGACCGGAACCCAAAATCAG
- the CTNND1 gene encoding catenin delta-1 isoform X8: MDDSEVESTASILASVKEQEAQFEKLTRALEEERRHVSAQLERVRVSPQDANPLMANGTLTRRHQNGRFVGDADLERQKFSDLKLNGPQDHSHLVYSTIPRMQEPGQIVETYTEEDPEGAMSVVSVETSDDGTTRRTETTVKKVVKTVTTRTVQPVPMGPDGLPVDASSVSNNYIQTLGRDFRKNGNGGPGPYVGQAGTATLPRNFHYPPDGYSRHYEDGYPSSSDNYGSLSRVTRIEERYRPSMEGYRAPSRQDVYGPQPQVRVGGSSVDLHRFHPEPYGLEDDQRSMGYDDLDYGMMSDYGTARRTGTPSDPRRRLRSYEDMIGEEVPSDQYYWAPLAQHERGSLASLDSLRKGGPPPPNWRQPELPEVIAMLGFRLDAVKSNAAAYLQHLCYRNDKVKTDVRKLKGIPVLVGLLDHPKKEVHLGACGALKNISFGRDQDNKIAIKNCDGVPALVRLLRKARDMDLTEVITGTLWNLSSHDSIKMEIVDHALHALTDEVIIPHSGWEREPNEDCKPRHIEWESVLTNTAGCLRNVSSERSEARRKLRECDGLVDALIFIVQAEIGQKDSDSKLVENCVCLLRNLSYQVHREIPQAERYQEAPPNVANNTGPHAASCFGAKKGKGKKPTEDPANDTVDFPKRTSPARGYELLFQPEVVRIYISLLKESKTPAILEASAGAIQNLCAGRWTYGRYIRSALRQEKALSAIADLLTSEHERVVKAASGALRNLAVDARNKELIGKHAIPNLVKNLPGGQQSSSQNFSEDTVVSLLNTINEVIAENLEAAKKLRETQGIEKLVLINKSGNRSEKEVRAAALVLQTIWGYKELRKPLEKEGWKKSDFQVNLNNASRSQSSHSYDDSTLPLIDRNPKSDKKPDREEIQMSSMGSNTKSLDNNYSTLNERGDHNRTLDRSGDLGEMEPLKGTPLMQKI; this comes from the exons ATGGACGACTCAGAGGTGGAGTCGACCGCCAGCATCTTGGCCTCTGTGAAGGAGCAAGAGGCCCAGTTTGAGAAGCTGACCCGGGCGCTGGAGGAGGAGCGGCGCCACGTCTCGGCGCAACTGGAACGCGTCCGGGTCTCACCACAAGATGCCAACCCACTCATGGCCAACGGCACCCTCACCCGCCGGCATCAG AACGGCCGGTTTGTGGGCGATGCTGACCTTGAGCGACAGAAATTTTCAGATCTGAAACTCAACGGACCCCAG GATCACAGTCACCTTGTGTATAGTACCATTCCCAGGATGCAGGAGCCAGGGCAGATTGTGGAGACCTACACGGAGGAGGACCCGGAGGGAGCCATGTCTGTTGTCTCCGTGGAGACCTCTGATGATGGAACTACTCGGCGCACAGAGACCACA GTCAAGAAAGTGGTGAAGACTGTGACAACACGGACAGTACAGCCAGTCCCTATGGGACCAGATGGGCTGCCTGTGGATGCCTCGTCAGTTTCTAACAACTATATCCAGACTCTGGGTCGTGACTTTCGCAAGAATGGCAATGGGGGACCTGGTCCCTATGTGGGGCAAGCAGGCACTGCTACTCTTCCCAGGAACTTCCACTACCCTCCTGATGGATATAGCCGCCACTATGAAGATGGTTATCCAAGTAGCAGTGACAACTATGGTAGTCTGTCCCGGGTGACCCGCATTGAGGAGCGGTATCGGCCCAGCATGGAAGGTTATCGGGCACCTAGTAGACAGGATGTCTAtgggccccagccccaggttCGGGTAGGTGGGAGCAGTGTGGATCTGCATCGTTTTCATCCAGAGCCTTATGGGCTAGAGGACGACCAACGTAGCATGGGCTATGATGATCTGGATTACGGCATGATGTCTGATTATGGCACTGCCCGTCGGACAGGGACGCCCTCTGACCCTCGCCGACGACTCAG GAGCTATGAAGACATGATTGGTGAGGAGGTGCCATCGGACCAGTACTATTGGGCTCCTCTGGcccagcatgaacggggaagttTAGCAAGCTTGGATAGCCTGCGCAAGGGAGGGCCACCACCTCCCAACTGGAGACAGCCAGAGCTGCCAGAGGTGATAGCCATGTTAGGGTTCCGCCTGGATGCTGTCAAGTCTAATGCAGCTGCATACCTGCAACACTTGTGCTATCGCAATGACAAGGTGAAGACCGACGTTCGGAAGCTCAAGGGAATCCCAGTACTGGTGGGGCTGTTAGACCACCCCAAAAAGGAAGTGCATCTTGGAGCCTGTGGAGCTCTCAAGAATATCTCTTTTGGGCGTGACCAGGATAACAAGATCGCCATAAAAAACTGTGATGGTGTTCCTGCCCTTGTGCGATTGCTCCGAAAGGCTCGTGATATGGACCTCACCGAAGTCATTACTG GCACCCTGTGGAATCTCTCATCCCATGACTCAATCAAAATGGAGATTGTGGACCATGCACTGCATGCTTTGACAGATGAGGTGATCATCCCACACTCTGGTTGGGAGCGGGAACCAAATGAAGATTGCAAACCGCGCCATATCGAGTGGGAGTCGGTGCTTACCAACACAGCTGGCTGTCTTAG gAATGTCAGCTCAGAGAGGAGTGAGGCTCGCCGGAAACTTCGGGAATGTGATGGTTTAGTGGATGCCCTCATTTTCATTGTGCAGGCTGAGATTGGGCAGAAGGATTCAGACAGCAAG CTTGTGGAGAACTGCGTTTGCCTTCTTCGGAATTTGTCATACCAAGTTCACCGGGAGATCCCACAGGCAGAGCGTTACCAAGAGGCACCTCCCAACGTTGCCAACAATACTGGGCCACATGCTGCCAGTTGCTTTGGGGCCAAGAAGGGCAAAG ggaaaaaacccacagagGATCCAGCGAACGATACAGTGGATTTCCCTAAAAGAACTAGTCCTGCCCGGg GCTATGAGCTTTTATTTCAGCCAGAGGTGGTTCGGATATACATCTCACTCCTCAAGGAGAGCAAGACTCCTGCCATCCTAGAAGCCTCAGCTGGAGCTATCCAGAACTTGTGTGCTGGGCGCTGGACA TATGGTCGATACATCCGCTCTGCTCTGCGTCAAGAGAAGGCTCTTTCTGCCATTGCTGACCTCCTGACCAGTGAACACGAGCGTGTAGTGAAAGCTGCGTCCGGAGCACTGAGAAATCTGGCGGTAGATGCTCGCAACAAAGAACTGATTG GTAAACATGCTATTCCGAACTTGGTAAAGAACCTGCCAGGAGGGCAGCAGAGCTCTTCCCAGAATTTCTCTGAGGACACTGTGGTCTCTCTTTTGAACACCATCAATGAGGTTATTGCTGAGAACTTGGAGGCTGCCAAAAAGCTTCGAGAGACACAGGGTATTGAGAAGCTGGTGTTGATCAACAAATCAGG GAACCGTTCAGAAAAAGAAGTCCGAGCAGCAGCACTTGTATTACAGACAATCTGGGGATATAAGGAGCTGCGGAAGCCACTGGAaaaagaaggatggaagaaatCAGACTTTCAG GTAAATCTAAACAATGCTTCTCGAAGCCAGAGCAGTCATTCATATGATGACAGCACTCTCCCTCTCATTGACCGGAACCCAAAATCAG
- the CTNND1 gene encoding catenin delta-1 isoform X1: protein MDDSEVESTASILASVKEQEAQFEKLTRALEEERRHVSAQLERVRVSPQDANPLMANGTLTRRHQNGRFVGDADLERQKFSDLKLNGPQDHSHLVYSTIPRMQEPGQIVETYTEEDPEGAMSVVSVETSDDGTTRRTETTVKKVVKTVTTRTVQPVPMGPDGLPVDASSVSNNYIQTLGRDFRKNGNGGPGPYVGQAGTATLPRNFHYPPDGYSRHYEDGYPSSSDNYGSLSRVTRIEERYRPSMEGYRAPSRQDVYGPQPQVRVGGSSVDLHRFHPEPYGLEDDQRSMGYDDLDYGMMSDYGTARRTGTPSDPRRRLRSYEDMIGEEVPSDQYYWAPLAQHERGSLASLDSLRKGGPPPPNWRQPELPEVIAMLGFRLDAVKSNAAAYLQHLCYRNDKVKTDVRKLKGIPVLVGLLDHPKKEVHLGACGALKNISFGRDQDNKIAIKNCDGVPALVRLLRKARDMDLTEVITGTLWNLSSHDSIKMEIVDHALHALTDEVIIPHSGWEREPNEDCKPRHIEWESVLTNTAGCLRNVSSERSEARRKLRECDGLVDALIFIVQAEIGQKDSDSKLVENCVCLLRNLSYQVHREIPQAERYQEAPPNVANNTGPHAASCFGAKKGKDEWFSRGKKPTEDPANDTVDFPKRTSPARGYELLFQPEVVRIYISLLKESKTPAILEASAGAIQNLCAGRWTYGRYIRSALRQEKALSAIADLLTSEHERVVKAASGALRNLAVDARNKELIGKHAIPNLVKNLPGGQQSSSQNFSEDTVVSLLNTINEVIAENLEAAKKLRETQGIEKLVLINKSGNRSEKEVRAAALVLQTIWGYKELRKPLEKEGWKKSDFQVNLNNASRSQSSHSYDDSTLPLIDRNPKSDKKPDREEIQMSSMGSNTKSLDNNYSTLNERGDHNRTLDRSGDLGEMEPLKGTPLMQDEGQESLEEELDDEGDQVSNPSMQKI from the exons ATGGACGACTCAGAGGTGGAGTCGACCGCCAGCATCTTGGCCTCTGTGAAGGAGCAAGAGGCCCAGTTTGAGAAGCTGACCCGGGCGCTGGAGGAGGAGCGGCGCCACGTCTCGGCGCAACTGGAACGCGTCCGGGTCTCACCACAAGATGCCAACCCACTCATGGCCAACGGCACCCTCACCCGCCGGCATCAG AACGGCCGGTTTGTGGGCGATGCTGACCTTGAGCGACAGAAATTTTCAGATCTGAAACTCAACGGACCCCAG GATCACAGTCACCTTGTGTATAGTACCATTCCCAGGATGCAGGAGCCAGGGCAGATTGTGGAGACCTACACGGAGGAGGACCCGGAGGGAGCCATGTCTGTTGTCTCCGTGGAGACCTCTGATGATGGAACTACTCGGCGCACAGAGACCACA GTCAAGAAAGTGGTGAAGACTGTGACAACACGGACAGTACAGCCAGTCCCTATGGGACCAGATGGGCTGCCTGTGGATGCCTCGTCAGTTTCTAACAACTATATCCAGACTCTGGGTCGTGACTTTCGCAAGAATGGCAATGGGGGACCTGGTCCCTATGTGGGGCAAGCAGGCACTGCTACTCTTCCCAGGAACTTCCACTACCCTCCTGATGGATATAGCCGCCACTATGAAGATGGTTATCCAAGTAGCAGTGACAACTATGGTAGTCTGTCCCGGGTGACCCGCATTGAGGAGCGGTATCGGCCCAGCATGGAAGGTTATCGGGCACCTAGTAGACAGGATGTCTAtgggccccagccccaggttCGGGTAGGTGGGAGCAGTGTGGATCTGCATCGTTTTCATCCAGAGCCTTATGGGCTAGAGGACGACCAACGTAGCATGGGCTATGATGATCTGGATTACGGCATGATGTCTGATTATGGCACTGCCCGTCGGACAGGGACGCCCTCTGACCCTCGCCGACGACTCAG GAGCTATGAAGACATGATTGGTGAGGAGGTGCCATCGGACCAGTACTATTGGGCTCCTCTGGcccagcatgaacggggaagttTAGCAAGCTTGGATAGCCTGCGCAAGGGAGGGCCACCACCTCCCAACTGGAGACAGCCAGAGCTGCCAGAGGTGATAGCCATGTTAGGGTTCCGCCTGGATGCTGTCAAGTCTAATGCAGCTGCATACCTGCAACACTTGTGCTATCGCAATGACAAGGTGAAGACCGACGTTCGGAAGCTCAAGGGAATCCCAGTACTGGTGGGGCTGTTAGACCACCCCAAAAAGGAAGTGCATCTTGGAGCCTGTGGAGCTCTCAAGAATATCTCTTTTGGGCGTGACCAGGATAACAAGATCGCCATAAAAAACTGTGATGGTGTTCCTGCCCTTGTGCGATTGCTCCGAAAGGCTCGTGATATGGACCTCACCGAAGTCATTACTG GCACCCTGTGGAATCTCTCATCCCATGACTCAATCAAAATGGAGATTGTGGACCATGCACTGCATGCTTTGACAGATGAGGTGATCATCCCACACTCTGGTTGGGAGCGGGAACCAAATGAAGATTGCAAACCGCGCCATATCGAGTGGGAGTCGGTGCTTACCAACACAGCTGGCTGTCTTAG gAATGTCAGCTCAGAGAGGAGTGAGGCTCGCCGGAAACTTCGGGAATGTGATGGTTTAGTGGATGCCCTCATTTTCATTGTGCAGGCTGAGATTGGGCAGAAGGATTCAGACAGCAAG CTTGTGGAGAACTGCGTTTGCCTTCTTCGGAATTTGTCATACCAAGTTCACCGGGAGATCCCACAGGCAGAGCGTTACCAAGAGGCACCTCCCAACGTTGCCAACAATACTGGGCCACATGCTGCCAGTTGCTTTGGGGCCAAGAAGGGCAAAG ATGAGTGGTTCTCCAGAG ggaaaaaacccacagagGATCCAGCGAACGATACAGTGGATTTCCCTAAAAGAACTAGTCCTGCCCGGg GCTATGAGCTTTTATTTCAGCCAGAGGTGGTTCGGATATACATCTCACTCCTCAAGGAGAGCAAGACTCCTGCCATCCTAGAAGCCTCAGCTGGAGCTATCCAGAACTTGTGTGCTGGGCGCTGGACA TATGGTCGATACATCCGCTCTGCTCTGCGTCAAGAGAAGGCTCTTTCTGCCATTGCTGACCTCCTGACCAGTGAACACGAGCGTGTAGTGAAAGCTGCGTCCGGAGCACTGAGAAATCTGGCGGTAGATGCTCGCAACAAAGAACTGATTG GTAAACATGCTATTCCGAACTTGGTAAAGAACCTGCCAGGAGGGCAGCAGAGCTCTTCCCAGAATTTCTCTGAGGACACTGTGGTCTCTCTTTTGAACACCATCAATGAGGTTATTGCTGAGAACTTGGAGGCTGCCAAAAAGCTTCGAGAGACACAGGGTATTGAGAAGCTGGTGTTGATCAACAAATCAGG GAACCGTTCAGAAAAAGAAGTCCGAGCAGCAGCACTTGTATTACAGACAATCTGGGGATATAAGGAGCTGCGGAAGCCACTGGAaaaagaaggatggaagaaatCAGACTTTCAG GTAAATCTAAACAATGCTTCTCGAAGCCAGAGCAGTCATTCATATGATGACAGCACTCTCCCTCTCATTGACCGGAACCCAAAATCAG
- the CTNND1 gene encoding catenin delta-1 isoform X5, with the protein MDDSEVESTASILASVKEQEAQFEKLTRALEEERRHVSAQLERVRVSPQDANPLMANGTLTRRHQNGRFVGDADLERQKFSDLKLNGPQDHSHLVYSTIPRMQEPGQIVETYTEEDPEGAMSVVSVETSDDGTTRRTETTVKKVVKTVTTRTVQPVPMGPDGLPVDASSVSNNYIQTLGRDFRKNGNGGPGPYVGQAGTATLPRNFHYPPDGYSRHYEDGYPSSSDNYGSLSRVTRIEERYRPSMEGYRAPSRQDVYGPQPQVRVGGSSVDLHRFHPEPYGLEDDQRSMGYDDLDYGMMSDYGTARRTGTPSDPRRRLRSYEDMIGEEVPSDQYYWAPLAQHERGSLASLDSLRKGGPPPPNWRQPELPEVIAMLGFRLDAVKSNAAAYLQHLCYRNDKVKTDVRKLKGIPVLVGLLDHPKKEVHLGACGALKNISFGRDQDNKIAIKNCDGVPALVRLLRKARDMDLTEVITGTLWNLSSHDSIKMEIVDHALHALTDEVIIPHSGWEREPNEDCKPRHIEWESVLTNTAGCLRNVSSERSEARRKLRECDGLVDALIFIVQAEIGQKDSDSKLVENCVCLLRNLSYQVHREIPQAERYQEAPPNVANNTGPHAASCFGAKKGKDEWFSRGKKPTEDPANDTVDFPKRTSPARGYELLFQPEVVRIYISLLKESKTPAILEASAGAIQNLCAGRWTYGRYIRSALRQEKALSAIADLLTSEHERVVKAASGALRNLAVDARNKELIGKHAIPNLVKNLPGGQQSSSQNFSEDTVVSLLNTINEVIAENLEAAKKLRETQGIEKLVLINKSGNRSEKEVRAAALVLQTIWGYKELRKPLEKEGWKKSDFQVNLNNASRSQSSHSYDDSTLPLIDRNPKSDKKPDREEIQMSSMGSNTKSLDNNYSTLNERGDHNRTLDRSGDLGEMEPLKGTPLMQKI; encoded by the exons ATGGACGACTCAGAGGTGGAGTCGACCGCCAGCATCTTGGCCTCTGTGAAGGAGCAAGAGGCCCAGTTTGAGAAGCTGACCCGGGCGCTGGAGGAGGAGCGGCGCCACGTCTCGGCGCAACTGGAACGCGTCCGGGTCTCACCACAAGATGCCAACCCACTCATGGCCAACGGCACCCTCACCCGCCGGCATCAG AACGGCCGGTTTGTGGGCGATGCTGACCTTGAGCGACAGAAATTTTCAGATCTGAAACTCAACGGACCCCAG GATCACAGTCACCTTGTGTATAGTACCATTCCCAGGATGCAGGAGCCAGGGCAGATTGTGGAGACCTACACGGAGGAGGACCCGGAGGGAGCCATGTCTGTTGTCTCCGTGGAGACCTCTGATGATGGAACTACTCGGCGCACAGAGACCACA GTCAAGAAAGTGGTGAAGACTGTGACAACACGGACAGTACAGCCAGTCCCTATGGGACCAGATGGGCTGCCTGTGGATGCCTCGTCAGTTTCTAACAACTATATCCAGACTCTGGGTCGTGACTTTCGCAAGAATGGCAATGGGGGACCTGGTCCCTATGTGGGGCAAGCAGGCACTGCTACTCTTCCCAGGAACTTCCACTACCCTCCTGATGGATATAGCCGCCACTATGAAGATGGTTATCCAAGTAGCAGTGACAACTATGGTAGTCTGTCCCGGGTGACCCGCATTGAGGAGCGGTATCGGCCCAGCATGGAAGGTTATCGGGCACCTAGTAGACAGGATGTCTAtgggccccagccccaggttCGGGTAGGTGGGAGCAGTGTGGATCTGCATCGTTTTCATCCAGAGCCTTATGGGCTAGAGGACGACCAACGTAGCATGGGCTATGATGATCTGGATTACGGCATGATGTCTGATTATGGCACTGCCCGTCGGACAGGGACGCCCTCTGACCCTCGCCGACGACTCAG GAGCTATGAAGACATGATTGGTGAGGAGGTGCCATCGGACCAGTACTATTGGGCTCCTCTGGcccagcatgaacggggaagttTAGCAAGCTTGGATAGCCTGCGCAAGGGAGGGCCACCACCTCCCAACTGGAGACAGCCAGAGCTGCCAGAGGTGATAGCCATGTTAGGGTTCCGCCTGGATGCTGTCAAGTCTAATGCAGCTGCATACCTGCAACACTTGTGCTATCGCAATGACAAGGTGAAGACCGACGTTCGGAAGCTCAAGGGAATCCCAGTACTGGTGGGGCTGTTAGACCACCCCAAAAAGGAAGTGCATCTTGGAGCCTGTGGAGCTCTCAAGAATATCTCTTTTGGGCGTGACCAGGATAACAAGATCGCCATAAAAAACTGTGATGGTGTTCCTGCCCTTGTGCGATTGCTCCGAAAGGCTCGTGATATGGACCTCACCGAAGTCATTACTG GCACCCTGTGGAATCTCTCATCCCATGACTCAATCAAAATGGAGATTGTGGACCATGCACTGCATGCTTTGACAGATGAGGTGATCATCCCACACTCTGGTTGGGAGCGGGAACCAAATGAAGATTGCAAACCGCGCCATATCGAGTGGGAGTCGGTGCTTACCAACACAGCTGGCTGTCTTAG gAATGTCAGCTCAGAGAGGAGTGAGGCTCGCCGGAAACTTCGGGAATGTGATGGTTTAGTGGATGCCCTCATTTTCATTGTGCAGGCTGAGATTGGGCAGAAGGATTCAGACAGCAAG CTTGTGGAGAACTGCGTTTGCCTTCTTCGGAATTTGTCATACCAAGTTCACCGGGAGATCCCACAGGCAGAGCGTTACCAAGAGGCACCTCCCAACGTTGCCAACAATACTGGGCCACATGCTGCCAGTTGCTTTGGGGCCAAGAAGGGCAAAG ATGAGTGGTTCTCCAGAG ggaaaaaacccacagagGATCCAGCGAACGATACAGTGGATTTCCCTAAAAGAACTAGTCCTGCCCGGg GCTATGAGCTTTTATTTCAGCCAGAGGTGGTTCGGATATACATCTCACTCCTCAAGGAGAGCAAGACTCCTGCCATCCTAGAAGCCTCAGCTGGAGCTATCCAGAACTTGTGTGCTGGGCGCTGGACA TATGGTCGATACATCCGCTCTGCTCTGCGTCAAGAGAAGGCTCTTTCTGCCATTGCTGACCTCCTGACCAGTGAACACGAGCGTGTAGTGAAAGCTGCGTCCGGAGCACTGAGAAATCTGGCGGTAGATGCTCGCAACAAAGAACTGATTG GTAAACATGCTATTCCGAACTTGGTAAAGAACCTGCCAGGAGGGCAGCAGAGCTCTTCCCAGAATTTCTCTGAGGACACTGTGGTCTCTCTTTTGAACACCATCAATGAGGTTATTGCTGAGAACTTGGAGGCTGCCAAAAAGCTTCGAGAGACACAGGGTATTGAGAAGCTGGTGTTGATCAACAAATCAGG GAACCGTTCAGAAAAAGAAGTCCGAGCAGCAGCACTTGTATTACAGACAATCTGGGGATATAAGGAGCTGCGGAAGCCACTGGAaaaagaaggatggaagaaatCAGACTTTCAG GTAAATCTAAACAATGCTTCTCGAAGCCAGAGCAGTCATTCATATGATGACAGCACTCTCCCTCTCATTGACCGGAACCCAAAATCAG